A genome region from Dolichospermum compactum NIES-806 includes the following:
- a CDS encoding 2-isopropylmalate synthase — MSNQTDRIIIFDTTLRDGEQCPGATLNIDEKLVIAKQLARLGVDIIEAGFAFASPGDFEAVSKIAQTVGTENGPVICSLARARHDDIKAAAEAIKPAAKGRIHTFIATSDIHLQYKLKKTRPEVVAIAEEMVAYAKSFTDDVEFSPEDAGRSDPEFLYEVLERAIAAGATTVNIPDTVGYTTPSEFGAIIRGITENVPNIDKAIISVHGHNDLGLAVANFLEAVKNGARQLECTINGIGERAGNAALEELVMALHVRRQYFNPFLGRAENSEASLTNIDTKQLYKTSRLVSNLTGMLVQPNKAIVGANAFAHESGIHQDGVLKNKLTYEIMDAQLIGLSDNQIVLGKHSGRNAFRTRLKELGFELSETELNKAFVKFKDVADKKKEISDWDLEAIVNDEIQQAPELFRVELVQVSCGSNTQPTATVTLRTPNGEELTDAAIGTGPVDAVYKAINRVVNVPNELIEFSVQSVTGGIDALGEVTIRLRHESLVFSGHAANTDIIVASAQAYINALNRLFSSLQQEVNEKVTA; from the coding sequence ATGAGCAACCAAACCGATAGAATTATCATCTTTGACACCACATTGCGTGATGGAGAACAGTGTCCTGGAGCAACTCTCAACATAGACGAAAAGCTAGTTATTGCTAAACAACTAGCACGTTTAGGAGTAGATATTATTGAGGCTGGTTTTGCTTTTGCTAGTCCTGGGGATTTTGAAGCAGTGAGCAAAATTGCCCAAACTGTGGGGACAGAAAATGGTCCGGTAATTTGTAGTTTGGCTAGAGCCAGACATGATGATATTAAGGCGGCTGCGGAGGCTATCAAACCTGCTGCTAAAGGGAGAATTCATACTTTTATTGCTACCTCTGATATTCACCTGCAATATAAGTTGAAAAAGACTAGACCAGAAGTGGTGGCGATCGCTGAAGAAATGGTAGCCTATGCTAAAAGCTTCACCGATGATGTCGAATTTTCTCCTGAAGATGCGGGACGTTCTGATCCAGAATTTTTGTATGAAGTTTTGGAAAGGGCGATCGCAGCCGGAGCAACAACTGTTAATATTCCTGATACCGTAGGATACACCACACCCAGCGAATTTGGCGCAATCATTAGAGGCATTACTGAAAATGTCCCCAACATTGACAAAGCCATTATTTCCGTTCACGGACACAATGATTTAGGTTTAGCAGTTGCTAACTTTTTGGAAGCTGTCAAAAACGGCGCTCGGCAACTAGAATGTACCATCAATGGCATTGGTGAAAGAGCCGGCAATGCCGCCTTAGAAGAATTAGTCATGGCCTTGCACGTCCGCAGACAATATTTTAATCCCTTCTTGGGACGCGCTGAAAATTCTGAAGCATCACTCACGAATATTGACACCAAACAACTCTATAAAACCTCCCGTTTGGTTTCCAATTTAACCGGAATGTTGGTGCAACCAAATAAAGCCATTGTCGGTGCAAATGCCTTTGCTCATGAGTCTGGAATTCACCAAGATGGGGTATTGAAAAACAAACTCACCTATGAGATTATGGATGCCCAATTGATTGGTTTATCAGACAATCAAATAGTATTGGGTAAACATTCTGGCAGAAATGCTTTTCGTACCCGCTTGAAAGAATTGGGTTTTGAACTATCAGAAACAGAATTGAATAAAGCCTTCGTCAAATTCAAAGACGTAGCAGACAAAAAGAAAGAAATCTCTGATTGGGATTTGGAAGCGATTGTCAATGACGAAATCCAACAAGCACCAGAGTTATTCCGGGTAGAGTTGGTACAGGTTTCCTGTGGTAGTAATACTCAACCCACCGCTACAGTAACACTCCGCACTCCCAACGGAGAAGAATTAACTGATGCAGCCATTGGGACAGGTCCAGTAGATGCGGTGTACAAAGCCATCAATAGGGTAGTGAATGTACCGAATGAGTTGATTGAGTTTTCTGTGCAATCTGTCACCGGAGGAATTGACGCTTTAGGAGAAGTAACAATTCGCCTACGCCATGAATCCCTTGTATTTTCAGGTCATGCAGCCAATACAGATATTATTGTGGCATCTGCTCAGGCTTATATAAATGCACTAAATAGATTGTTTTCATCTTTACAGCAAGAAGTGAATGAAAAAGTCACAGCATAG
- a CDS encoding rod shape-determining protein has translation MGIDLGTANTLVYVSGKGIVLQEPSVVAIDQNLKVALAVGEEAKKMLGRTPGNVVALRPLRDGVIADFDTAELMLKSFIQRVNEGRSLMLPRIVIGIPSGVTGVERRAVMDAATQAGAREVYLIDEPVAAAIGAGLPVAEPTGNMIIDIGGGTTEVAVLSLQGTVISESVRIAGDELTEAITQYMKKIHNLVIGERTAEDIKIKIGSAYPTADDNDSVMEVRGLHLLSGLPRTVTIKGPEIRESMVEPLAVIIEAVRRTLERTPPELAADIIDRGIMLAGGGALLKGLDTLISHETGLVTHIAADPLSCVVLGTGRVLENFKQLERVFSGRSRNM, from the coding sequence ATGGGTATCGACCTCGGTACAGCCAACACCCTAGTTTACGTATCTGGTAAAGGGATTGTCCTGCAAGAACCTTCCGTCGTTGCCATTGATCAAAATCTGAAAGTGGCACTGGCAGTGGGGGAAGAGGCTAAAAAAATGCTCGGACGCACACCGGGGAACGTCGTTGCCCTGCGTCCCCTGCGTGACGGTGTGATCGCTGACTTTGATACCGCTGAATTGATGCTAAAAAGCTTTATTCAACGGGTAAATGAAGGGAGATCCCTAATGTTGCCCCGCATTGTCATTGGCATCCCCAGTGGTGTCACTGGAGTAGAAAGACGGGCTGTTATGGATGCAGCCACCCAAGCTGGTGCTAGAGAAGTATATTTGATTGATGAGCCAGTTGCAGCAGCAATTGGTGCAGGACTGCCAGTGGCAGAACCTACTGGTAATATGATTATTGACATCGGTGGGGGGACAACAGAAGTAGCGGTATTAAGTCTTCAAGGAACAGTAATCAGCGAATCAGTACGTATTGCTGGAGATGAATTAACTGAAGCTATTACTCAGTATATGAAGAAAATTCATAACCTGGTAATTGGTGAACGCACGGCAGAAGATATTAAGATTAAAATAGGTTCTGCCTATCCGACCGCAGACGATAATGATAGTGTAATGGAAGTTCGAGGCTTGCATTTACTGTCTGGTTTACCCAGAACTGTCACCATCAAAGGCCCGGAAATTCGGGAAAGTATGGTAGAGCCTCTAGCGGTAATTATCGAAGCAGTTAGGCGAACACTGGAACGGACACCGCCCGAACTGGCAGCAGACATTATTGATCGTGGGATCATGTTAGCAGGGGGTGGTGCATTGCTAAAAGGGTTAGATACATTGATTAGTCATGAGACAGGTCTTGTTACCCACATAGCCGCTGATCCTTTAAGCTGTGTAGTTCTGGGAACAGGTCGCGTATTAGAAAACTTCAAACAATTGGAGAGAGTATTCAGCGGACGTTCTCGCAATATGTAA
- a CDS encoding DUF29 family protein — translation MEELLEIRQLLEQGKINEALLLVDELEEMSLSDKINKIDSYGVILLIHLIKQKAEKRSTRYWEISIENAVREINKINKRRKSGGAYLNQRELMEILQQGYQVALKRAALEAYEGRYETKELAAILTYSPT, via the coding sequence ATGGAAGAACTCTTAGAAATTAGACAACTCCTAGAACAAGGAAAAATCAATGAAGCTTTACTATTAGTGGATGAATTAGAAGAAATGAGCCTCAGTGATAAAATCAATAAAATTGATAGTTATGGCGTAATTCTACTGATTCATCTAATCAAACAAAAAGCCGAAAAACGTTCTACCCGTTATTGGGAAATTTCCATAGAAAATGCAGTGCGGGAAATCAATAAAATTAACAAGCGCCGCAAATCTGGTGGTGCTTACTTGAATCAAAGAGAATTAATGGAAATTCTCCAACAAGGATATCAAGTAGCACTAAAAAGAGCGGCGCTAGAAGCTTATGAGGGACGTTATGAAACAAAAGAATTAGCAGCTATATTGACATACTCACCGACCTGA
- a CDS encoding aminopeptidase P N-terminal domain-containing protein, which translates to MQTEYRQRREQLMAKIGSGTAIFRSAPTAVMHNDVEYIYRQDSDFFYLTGFNEAQAVAVLAPHHPEHRFILFVQPKDREKEVWSGYRCGIDAAKEFYGADVAYPIAELDEKLPQYLEKANCIYYHLGRDRNFNDKILKHYQSLLRTYPKRGTGPTSITDPSTVLNNMRLYKSKIELDLMRQAVEIAVEAHNYALQTTAPGRYEYEIQAEIEHIFRLRGGMGPAYPSIVASGKNACVLHYIENKCQMQENDLLLIDAGCAYSYYNSDITRTFPINGKFTPEQKALYEIVLAAQKQAIAEVKPGNSFHAPHNAAVRILTEGLVELGLLKGEIDKLIAEEKYKPFYMHRTSHWLGLDVHDVGVYQHGENPQTLQPGQVLTIEPGLYIVPDTKPAEDQPEIDPRWVGIGIRIEDDVLVTAEGNEVLTAGVPKEIKDLEK; encoded by the coding sequence ATGCAAACAGAATATCGGCAACGTCGTGAGCAGTTAATGGCGAAAATAGGCAGCGGTACAGCGATTTTCAGAAGTGCGCCAACAGCAGTCATGCACAACGATGTTGAGTATATTTATCGTCAAGATAGTGATTTCTTTTACTTAACTGGCTTTAATGAAGCTCAAGCAGTCGCAGTCTTAGCACCCCATCATCCAGAACATCGGTTTATATTATTTGTGCAACCCAAAGATCGGGAAAAGGAAGTTTGGAGTGGTTATCGTTGTGGAATAGATGCAGCGAAAGAGTTTTATGGTGCAGACGTAGCTTATCCCATTGCGGAGTTAGATGAGAAGTTACCCCAATATTTAGAAAAAGCCAATTGTATTTATTATCATTTAGGACGCGATCGCAATTTTAACGACAAAATTCTTAAACATTATCAAAGTTTACTGCGAACCTATCCCAAACGCGGTACAGGACCTACATCCATTACTGATCCTAGTACTGTCCTCAACAATATGAGGCTATATAAAAGCAAGATAGAATTAGACTTAATGCGTCAAGCTGTAGAAATTGCCGTAGAAGCTCATAATTATGCTTTACAAACCACCGCACCAGGACGTTATGAATATGAAATCCAAGCCGAAATAGAACATATTTTCCGTTTACGGGGTGGCATGGGTCCAGCTTATCCTTCCATAGTCGCATCAGGTAAGAATGCTTGCGTACTGCATTACATCGAAAACAAATGTCAAATGCAAGAAAATGATTTACTCTTGATTGATGCTGGTTGCGCTTATAGTTATTACAATTCTGATATTACCCGCACATTTCCTATTAATGGTAAGTTCACACCAGAACAAAAAGCATTATATGAAATAGTATTAGCAGCACAAAAACAGGCAATAGCAGAAGTAAAACCGGGTAATTCCTTCCACGCACCTCATAATGCAGCCGTGCGGATATTGACAGAAGGATTAGTCGAACTGGGTTTACTCAAGGGAGAAATTGATAAATTAATCGCAGAGGAAAAATATAAACCCTTTTATATGCACCGCACCAGTCATTGGTTAGGTTTAGATGTCCATGATGTGGGAGTTTATCAACATGGAGAAAATCCCCAAACCTTACAACCTGGTCAAGTGCTAACCATAGAACCAGGACTTTATATAGTCCCCGACACAAAACCCGCGGAAGACCAACCGGAAATTGACCCCCGTTGGGTAGGAATTGGGATTCGGATTGAAGATGACGTATTAGTTACCGCAGAAGGAAATGAGGTTTTAACAGCGGGAGTTCCCAAGGAAATCAAGGATTTAGAAAAATAG
- a CDS encoding FG-GAP repeat domain-containing protein codes for MPDQLSLDTRNYGLQAQNKIEQASPLSTDLNAPPFGGRSSSITAQEDPLIPTNPLAQIPIGGSANPNPNPYLTSAAIVPDFNGDGKTDKLWVNAQTGEILVRLMNGTQVLEQASLGNYDLNTWEYKTADFNSDNKTDFLLRNKTTGDNVIVLMDGAKVSSYLALDRVDPGWSANIGDFNGDRKTDIFWNNATTGENAIWQMDGTTVVSANVLETTAPGLTATIVDFDGNGKSDIFWRNSTTGANTAWFMDGSQATKYDLQSQDASWTSTLGDFNGDFKTDVLWRNTATGENKIWTMNGVFVTEGVVSTLGTDWSARIGDFNGDGKTDIFWHNAASGANTAWLMDGTAVSSEAFLPSNTPGLTASLGDFNGDGKTDIYWRDQQTSADKTWTMNGTLATETPVADTEKLTPEWYTG; via the coding sequence ATGCCTGATCAATTATCTTTAGATACAAGAAATTACGGTTTACAAGCTCAAAATAAAATCGAGCAAGCATCACCACTAAGCACAGATTTAAATGCTCCACCTTTTGGCGGTAGAAGTTCTTCTATTACAGCACAAGAAGACCCATTAATACCAACAAATCCATTAGCTCAAATTCCCATTGGAGGCAGTGCTAACCCTAATCCTAATCCTTATTTAACCAGTGCAGCAATTGTTCCTGATTTCAATGGTGATGGGAAAACAGATAAACTTTGGGTAAATGCTCAAACTGGTGAAATTTTAGTTCGCTTGATGAACGGAACTCAAGTTTTAGAACAGGCTTCTTTGGGTAATTATGACTTAAATACCTGGGAATATAAAACTGCTGATTTTAATAGCGATAATAAGACTGATTTCTTATTACGCAATAAGACAACTGGTGATAATGTGATTGTGCTGATGGATGGCGCAAAAGTTTCCAGTTACTTGGCTTTAGATCGAGTTGATCCAGGTTGGAGTGCTAATATTGGCGATTTCAATGGCGATCGCAAAACTGATATTTTCTGGAATAATGCTACTACCGGTGAAAATGCTATTTGGCAAATGGATGGGACAACAGTAGTTAGTGCGAATGTTCTAGAAACTACAGCACCAGGATTGACTGCTACCATTGTTGATTTTGATGGTAATGGTAAGAGTGACATCTTCTGGCGCAATTCCACCACAGGTGCAAATACCGCTTGGTTTATGGATGGTAGCCAAGCCACTAAGTATGATCTCCAATCTCAAGATGCTTCTTGGACTTCTACTCTGGGTGATTTTAACGGCGACTTCAAAACTGATGTTCTGTGGCGCAATACCGCTACAGGCGAGAATAAGATTTGGACAATGAATGGCGTTTTTGTGACTGAAGGTGTTGTCAGCACATTGGGTACAGATTGGAGTGCGAGAATTGGCGATTTCAATGGCGATGGTAAAACTGATATCTTCTGGCACAATGCAGCTAGTGGTGCAAATACTGCTTGGTTGATGGATGGTACAGCGGTAAGTTCTGAAGCTTTCCTACCTAGCAATACTCCTGGTTTGACAGCATCTTTGGGCGATTTCAATGGTGATGGTAAGACTGATATTTACTGGCGTGATCAACAAACATCCGCAGATAAAACCTGGACTATGAATGGAACTCTAGCTACTGAAACTCCTGTTGCTGATACAGAGAAGCTGACTCCAGAATGGTATACAGGTTGA
- a CDS encoding LabA-like NYN domain-containing protein: MGSPMNRLSIFVDGNNMFYAQQKNGWFFDPRRVLEYFKYEQSDTTLINAFWYTGLKDPQDQRGFRDALISLGYTVRTKILKEYYDDASGRYSQKANLDIEIVVDMFNTVDQYDRVVLFSGDGDFERAIELLRSKNTHITVVSTEGMIARELRNATDRYIDLNDIRDRIEKTDG; encoded by the coding sequence ATGGGTTCTCCAATGAATCGTCTGTCTATTTTTGTAGACGGAAACAATATGTTCTATGCTCAACAGAAAAATGGTTGGTTTTTTGACCCCCGGCGCGTTTTAGAATATTTCAAATACGAACAGTCAGACACTACATTAATCAATGCTTTCTGGTACACTGGATTAAAAGACCCTCAAGACCAACGAGGTTTTCGAGATGCACTCATCAGCTTGGGATATACAGTCCGCACGAAAATTCTCAAAGAGTATTATGATGATGCTTCGGGTCGTTACTCTCAAAAAGCGAATTTAGATATTGAAATTGTCGTTGATATGTTTAATACAGTAGATCAATATGACAGAGTTGTATTATTTAGCGGAGATGGTGATTTTGAAAGGGCTATCGAATTATTACGATCTAAGAATACTCATATTACAGTAGTATCCACTGAGGGCATGATAGCCAGGGAATTACGTAATGCTACTGATAGATATATAGATTTGAATGATATTAGAGATAGAATAGAAAAAACTGACGGTTAA
- the mreC gene encoding rod shape-determining protein MreC, whose product MFTLKRWWEYKGLQIGLLALVVGSAWTLRETKGALLREIYQGITSPLQMLQSGAIPEQNIKDARFLELQTRIVELESQNQKLKNLLGYVEKQTSPQKPIIARVVGRSADHWWQQVILNRGTASGIQEGSIVKADGGLVGLVDSVTTNTSSVLLVSDLKSQVGVTISRTSAKGVLQGDASAEGVLEFYEKVPNVKIGDLVSTSTYSQKFPAGLAIGKIKSLDLKKLPASIAKVELFPPIRYLDWVTVYPQQDKQDLETPNVIK is encoded by the coding sequence ATGTTTACTTTAAAACGCTGGTGGGAATACAAAGGATTACAGATAGGATTATTAGCCTTAGTTGTAGGTAGTGCTTGGACACTTAGAGAGACAAAAGGGGCATTGTTACGGGAAATTTACCAAGGAATAACTAGTCCATTACAGATGCTACAGTCAGGAGCAATTCCTGAACAAAATATTAAAGATGCAAGATTTTTAGAATTACAAACTCGCATTGTTGAGTTAGAAAGCCAAAATCAGAAATTAAAAAATTTACTGGGCTATGTAGAGAAACAAACCTCGCCACAAAAGCCAATTATTGCCAGGGTGGTAGGACGCAGTGCAGATCATTGGTGGCAACAGGTGATTTTGAATCGGGGGACTGCATCAGGCATTCAAGAAGGTTCTATTGTTAAAGCCGACGGTGGATTGGTCGGTTTAGTAGATAGTGTAACAACTAATACTAGCAGTGTCTTGTTAGTAAGTGATTTAAAGAGTCAAGTAGGCGTAACTATAAGCCGCACATCAGCTAAAGGAGTTTTACAAGGTGATGCTTCCGCTGAAGGGGTATTAGAGTTTTATGAAAAAGTTCCTAATGTTAAAATAGGCGACTTAGTATCTACTTCTACTTATAGTCAGAAGTTCCCGGCTGGTTTAGCCATAGGGAAAATTAAATCCTTGGATTTAAAGAAACTCCCAGCCTCAATAGCCAAAGTAGAGTTATTCCCCCCAATTCGGTACTTAGATTGGGTAACTGTTTATCCTCAACAAGACAAACAAGATTTAGAAACTCCGAATGTGATCAAATGA
- a CDS encoding cation:proton antiporter produces MQLISATVPILATATETADSSMVLAAVLLSLVVIYFASKVGGELCNKVGLPSVLGELLGGVVIGVSVLHLLVFPEGGTDASNSLIMSFLQLTAGLTPEATPAVFAAQSEVVSVLSELGVIILLFEIGLESNLKDLMAVGVQAVVVATVGVVVPFAAGTVGLMTIFGISAIPAIFAGAALTATSIGITSKVLSELGKLNSKEGQIILGAAVIDDVLGIIVLAVVASLAKDGAVDVGNVIYLIVSASAFLIGAIVFGNVFNKSFVAIADKLKTRGELVIPAFIFAFMMAYLASIIHLEAILGAFAAGLVLEETDKRKELQKQVIPIADMLVPVFFVAVGAKTDLGVLNPAIPTNQEALIMATFLITVAIIGKVVTGLTVFGQPGINRLAIGVGMIPRGEVGLVFAGVGAASGVLSKPLGAAIIMMVIITTFIAPPLLRFVFPESNTATNLDNNSGTTLAVETPQSLITTKDD; encoded by the coding sequence ATGCAGCTTATCAGTGCAACCGTTCCCATATTAGCCACAGCCACAGAAACCGCAGACAGTTCTATGGTATTAGCCGCTGTGCTATTAAGCTTAGTCGTAATTTACTTTGCCAGTAAAGTTGGGGGAGAATTATGTAACAAAGTGGGGTTACCATCAGTTTTAGGTGAACTTCTCGGTGGTGTAGTTATCGGTGTCTCTGTACTCCATCTGTTAGTATTTCCAGAAGGTGGTACAGACGCTTCTAATTCCTTAATCATGTCCTTCTTGCAACTCACGGCTGGGTTAACCCCAGAAGCCACACCAGCGGTGTTTGCAGCGCAGTCTGAGGTGGTTTCAGTTTTATCAGAATTGGGTGTAATCATCCTTCTGTTTGAAATTGGTTTAGAGTCTAACCTCAAAGACCTCATGGCTGTTGGTGTTCAAGCCGTCGTTGTGGCTACTGTGGGGGTAGTAGTCCCCTTTGCAGCGGGGACAGTGGGATTAATGACCATATTTGGGATTAGTGCTATTCCCGCGATTTTCGCCGGTGCGGCTTTGACAGCAACCAGTATTGGAATTACGTCCAAAGTGCTTTCCGAATTGGGAAAGTTGAACTCCAAAGAAGGACAAATTATTCTTGGTGCAGCGGTTATTGATGATGTTTTGGGAATTATTGTCCTGGCGGTAGTTGCCAGTTTAGCCAAAGATGGTGCAGTAGACGTGGGTAACGTTATTTATCTCATCGTTAGTGCGAGCGCTTTTCTAATTGGGGCGATAGTTTTTGGTAATGTCTTTAATAAATCATTTGTGGCGATCGCCGATAAACTGAAGACTAGAGGGGAACTAGTCATCCCTGCTTTCATTTTTGCCTTCATGATGGCTTACCTAGCCTCCATCATCCATTTAGAGGCAATTCTTGGTGCTTTTGCCGCCGGTTTAGTTCTCGAAGAAACCGACAAACGCAAAGAACTCCAAAAGCAAGTTATCCCCATAGCTGATATGTTAGTTCCCGTCTTCTTCGTCGCAGTTGGTGCAAAAACTGATTTAGGAGTCTTAAATCCAGCCATTCCCACCAATCAAGAAGCCTTAATCATGGCAACTTTCCTGATTACAGTTGCCATCATCGGTAAAGTAGTGACAGGCTTAACAGTATTTGGTCAACCGGGAATTAACCGCTTGGCTATTGGTGTGGGGATGATTCCCAGAGGTGAAGTCGGCTTAGTATTTGCTGGTGTCGGTGCAGCTAGTGGTGTTCTTTCCAAGCCATTAGGAGCAGCAATTATTATGATGGTTATTATTACCACATTCATCGCTCCTCCCCTGTTGAGATTTGTATTTCCAGAATCAAATACCGCCACAAATTTAGACAACAACTCTGGCACAACATTAGCAGTAGAAACACCACAATCTCTCATCACCACAAAAGACGATTAG
- a CDS encoding SIMPL domain-containing protein: protein MTITVLSNYRFPSRNFGKVLSLSIFLSAIFILPASAQEKLWRTLTVTGKGVETISTTLSQINLGVEVQGKSAEDAQKEAARRSSAVVALLKKRNVEKLTTTGIRLNPVYSYSNNVQRITGYTASNTVSFRIPTDKAGTLLDDAVKAGATQINGVSFIASDEAIASAQKQALKKAIQDAQEQAETVLSTLKLEEKDIISIQINGATPPPPPMLYLAEAAKANITAASTPVVAGEQEVQASVTLQISY from the coding sequence ATCACTATCACTGTTTTATCTAATTATCGGTTTCCGTCCCGGAATTTTGGGAAAGTATTATCTTTGAGTATATTTCTCAGCGCGATTTTTATTTTACCTGCATCAGCACAAGAAAAATTATGGCGAACTTTAACTGTAACTGGCAAGGGAGTAGAAACAATTTCGACAACCTTATCCCAAATTAATTTGGGTGTAGAAGTTCAAGGAAAATCCGCTGAAGATGCTCAAAAAGAAGCGGCTCGCAGATCATCGGCTGTGGTAGCATTGCTAAAAAAACGCAATGTGGAAAAATTGACAACTACAGGAATTCGCCTCAACCCAGTTTATAGCTACAGTAATAATGTTCAACGCATTACTGGTTATACTGCTAGTAATACAGTGAGCTTCCGCATTCCTACAGATAAAGCCGGAACTTTGTTGGATGATGCGGTGAAAGCTGGAGCGACACAAATTAATGGTGTAAGTTTTATCGCTAGTGATGAAGCGATCGCCAGCGCCCAAAAACAAGCCCTAAAAAAAGCTATCCAGGATGCTCAAGAACAAGCGGAAACAGTTCTTAGCACCTTAAAGTTAGAAGAAAAAGACATTATTAGTATTCAAATTAATGGTGCAACCCCACCGCCACCACCCATGCTGTACCTGGCTGAAGCTGCTAAAGCCAATATCACAGCTGCTTCTACTCCTGTAGTTGCCGGTGAACAAGAAGTACAGGCATCAGTAACATTGCAAATTAGCTATTAG
- a CDS encoding single-stranded DNA-binding protein: MSINVVTLVGRVGGDPDMKYFESGKVLCQLTLAVNRRSRNNDKPDWFNLELWGKTAEVAGNYVRKGGLIGVKGSLRFDTWSDRQTGVNRSKPVILVDQLDLLGSKRDSEGGMSDMSPDNF, encoded by the coding sequence ATGAGCATTAATGTTGTCACTCTTGTTGGTCGTGTCGGCGGCGACCCAGACATGAAATATTTTGAGTCGGGCAAAGTTTTATGTCAATTGACACTAGCTGTAAATAGAAGATCGCGTAACAATGATAAACCAGACTGGTTTAATCTAGAACTTTGGGGAAAAACTGCGGAAGTTGCTGGTAATTATGTCCGTAAAGGTGGTTTGATTGGAGTTAAAGGTTCTTTGCGATTTGATACTTGGAGCGATCGCCAAACTGGTGTTAATCGTTCAAAACCAGTCATTTTAGTAGACCAGCTAGATTTATTAGGTTCTAAGCGTGATAGTGAAGGTGGGATGTCTGATATGTCCCCAGATAATTTCTAA